From Methylocystis sp. ATCC 49242, one genomic window encodes:
- a CDS encoding transposase has product MTAQPYDYKRHVTAMLFASLDRSSGEVVCRHYKRCRRIDFLNFMNNLVAAYPERVIHVILDNLSTHKPWRDMWLKRHKNLYLH; this is encoded by the coding sequence ATGACCGCACAACCTTATGATTACAAGCGCCATGTGACCGCTATGCTGTTCGCCTCCCTCGATCGTTCGAGCGGCGAAGTTGTCTGCCGCCATTACAAAAGATGCAGGCGCATCGATTTCCTCAACTTCATGAACAATCTCGTCGCCGCGTATCCGGAGCGAGTAATCCATGTGATCCTCGACAATCTATCCACACACAAGCCCTGGCGCGACATGTGGCTGAAGCGCCACAAGAACCTGTATCTCCATTAA
- a CDS encoding helix-turn-helix domain-containing protein produces MPCDERAELEGLARSIRTERRSRVKAQIVLRAVDGAATRVIGRALGCTTGTASKWPVRYARNRLAGFSEVGKRGAESEYGVETDRRIRSLRDANPPEGYANWTGPLIARALGDVRAQNVWRYLRADDIYVSGRKSWCESNDPECISKAAEIIGLYMAPPRNAIALAVNESTSIQTLDA; encoded by the coding sequence TTGCCTTGTGATGAACGCGCCGAACTGGAGGGCTTGGCGCGCTCGATCAGGACGGAACGCCGCTCGCGAGTGAAGGCGCAAATCGTGCTGAGAGCTGTCGATGGCGCGGCGACGCGGGTGATTGGGCGCGCGCTCGGTTGCACGACCGGAACGGCGTCGAAGTGGCCCGTGCGCTATGCGAGGAACCGCCTCGCTGGCTTTTCGGAGGTTGGCAAGCGCGGCGCCGAGTCCGAATACGGGGTCGAGACGGACCGCCGCATTCGGTCGCTGCGCGACGCGAACCCGCCGGAGGGCTACGCCAACTGGACGGGACCACTCATCGCCAGAGCGCTCGGCGATGTGCGCGCGCAAAATGTTTGGCGCTACTTGCGCGCCGACGATATCTACGTGTCCGGCCGCAAATCGTGGTGCGAAAGCAACGACCCCGAGTGCATTAGCAAGGCGGCCGAAATCATCGGGCTCTACATGGCGCCCCCCAGGAACGCCATCGCGCTGGCGGTCAACGAAAGCACGTCGATCCAGACGCTCGACGCTTAG
- a CDS encoding glycosyltransferase: MSKAYWRKLLGFVNSSGAEVLVVDEKFYLAAYPDVVASGISAHDHFHNYGWKEGRNPASCFHTLYYAKKNMPGGQLSMNPLLHYAQLGKKTATAPKTPAEWLEIQKKEIAYLFDETFYKRQYGPMLSWLEPIDHYLESGWKQGFNPREDFDTQQYVALNSFLTNSDINPFYHFIVTAENSRTQAASSTQMGGDQESVAREAERMELITAIAPHFDARFYCDENPDIARAKVNPVSHYVDYGWKEGRNPTAYFWTNYYLSSHPEVKLAGVNPFHHYLRHGRQNGLKPNPMGVERWSRPVAPTDEQWAKLAPMTDQEHLNVSVIVPVYKGYDDSLAAIYSALCNPQKCKFDLIVVNDKSPESNLTEKLRALAQKGLFVYVENPENLGFVKTVNKALQMRPHNDVVLLNADTLVYGDWLDRLLQHAKNDSRVATVTPFSNNASICSYPDTNRANFLALECTLEQLDEYASVSNKGRSTRVPTGVGFCFYMRRSVIDEIGDFDLVFGRGYGEENDFCMRALKAGYKNLFAHDVFVYHSGQVSFNEFRVEEYEPGQLALARKHPDYQSQVSAFIHADSALDARMRLDLYRLARHIGPRSAVLITIESSGGIPTHVERLAERLEESGMTTALLYVKNDTATIRLFDQGKNIYLPSLSPVNIKANVNLIAEFLDWLNPEIVHVHSFAIVNWTSANLLMKMLCDRSGPFFVTLHDYDSICHRHHMVDREARYCDVMTLADCRICVRNDNAAVDVVDPAERKEAYRSFLKHAHQVFVPSEDTQKRLSHHFPGLSFVVREHEESFTDVAFLSPHAGRSTIRVVTIGAIGAHKGRDVLYSLALDAKLRSLPIEYYIVGYSSSEEKMREVNVVETGRYSTVAQCISMIEKLEPDFALFPSIWPETYCYSLSIAFALGLPPLVFDIGAQADRVKYEDFGVVFDYALIRNPVALNDAILKLNVSNEWAKRHACTFRSYSNFLESYYGLNPGSSRENLLSNSEVVRQ; the protein is encoded by the coding sequence ATGAGCAAAGCTTACTGGCGTAAACTTCTTGGTTTCGTCAATTCTTCAGGAGCCGAAGTGTTGGTCGTCGACGAGAAGTTCTATCTCGCGGCATACCCTGATGTCGTTGCGTCAGGGATATCTGCACACGATCACTTTCACAATTATGGTTGGAAGGAAGGCCGAAATCCCGCCTCCTGCTTCCACACGTTATATTATGCAAAAAAGAATATGCCGGGTGGCCAACTTTCTATGAATCCTCTGTTGCATTACGCGCAACTTGGAAAAAAGACTGCCACTGCTCCAAAAACGCCGGCTGAATGGCTGGAAATACAAAAAAAAGAAATTGCCTATCTTTTCGATGAAACATTTTACAAGCGACAATATGGGCCTATGCTCAGCTGGCTTGAGCCTATTGATCACTACTTAGAATCCGGCTGGAAGCAGGGTTTCAATCCTCGAGAGGATTTCGACACGCAACAATATGTTGCGCTCAACTCCTTTCTTACCAACTCAGATATCAATCCATTTTATCACTTCATCGTAACCGCAGAAAATTCGCGCACGCAAGCAGCGTCGTCGACACAAATGGGCGGCGACCAGGAATCAGTCGCAAGAGAAGCCGAAAGGATGGAGCTGATAACGGCGATTGCTCCACATTTCGATGCGCGATTTTATTGCGATGAAAATCCAGACATCGCAAGGGCTAAGGTTAATCCGGTCAGTCACTACGTTGACTATGGCTGGAAGGAAGGGCGTAACCCAACTGCGTATTTTTGGACTAATTATTACCTGTCCAGCCATCCCGAAGTTAAGTTGGCGGGCGTGAATCCATTTCATCACTATCTGCGCCATGGACGGCAGAATGGCTTGAAGCCCAATCCTATGGGTGTGGAACGATGGTCGCGTCCTGTCGCCCCCACGGACGAACAATGGGCAAAGCTGGCGCCCATGACAGACCAAGAACACCTCAATGTAAGCGTAATCGTGCCTGTCTATAAAGGCTACGATGATTCTTTGGCCGCGATTTATTCTGCTCTTTGTAATCCGCAGAAATGTAAATTTGATCTTATTGTCGTTAACGACAAGAGCCCCGAGTCAAACCTGACGGAAAAGCTGCGGGCTTTGGCGCAGAAAGGCTTGTTCGTGTATGTCGAAAACCCCGAAAACCTTGGTTTCGTAAAGACCGTCAACAAGGCATTGCAAATGCGGCCACACAATGACGTGGTCCTGCTCAACGCAGATACGCTCGTCTATGGCGATTGGCTCGACCGCCTGCTTCAACATGCCAAGAATGATTCGAGAGTTGCGACTGTGACGCCGTTCTCCAACAACGCGTCAATTTGCAGTTATCCCGATACGAATCGTGCTAATTTTCTTGCACTCGAGTGCACATTAGAACAACTTGATGAGTATGCGAGCGTTTCTAATAAGGGACGAAGCACGCGCGTGCCGACGGGCGTCGGATTCTGTTTCTATATGCGTAGATCCGTTATCGATGAAATCGGCGATTTCGATCTCGTTTTCGGCCGAGGCTATGGCGAGGAGAACGACTTCTGTATGCGCGCCTTAAAAGCCGGTTACAAGAATCTATTCGCGCATGACGTTTTCGTCTATCACAGTGGTCAGGTCTCCTTCAATGAGTTTCGTGTAGAGGAGTATGAGCCCGGTCAACTTGCTCTCGCAAGGAAGCATCCGGACTATCAGTCTCAGGTCAGCGCGTTCATCCACGCCGATTCTGCGCTCGACGCTCGTATGCGACTCGATCTTTATCGATTAGCGCGTCATATCGGCCCTCGTTCCGCGGTCCTTATCACGATCGAAAGTAGCGGCGGCATTCCGACCCATGTAGAACGCCTCGCTGAGCGGCTCGAAGAGTCCGGAATGACGACGGCGTTGCTTTACGTCAAAAATGATACCGCCACTATACGTCTGTTCGATCAAGGCAAGAATATCTACTTACCTTCGCTCAGCCCGGTTAACATAAAGGCCAATGTGAACCTCATCGCAGAGTTTCTCGATTGGCTGAATCCTGAAATTGTCCACGTGCATTCGTTTGCGATCGTTAATTGGACTTCAGCGAATCTTTTGATGAAGATGCTTTGCGACAGGTCGGGCCCGTTCTTCGTTACACTGCATGATTATGACTCGATCTGCCATCGTCACCATATGGTGGATCGAGAAGCTCGCTATTGCGATGTCATGACATTAGCCGATTGCCGGATTTGTGTACGAAATGACAATGCCGCCGTAGACGTCGTCGATCCCGCGGAACGAAAGGAGGCATATCGATCGTTTTTGAAACACGCGCACCAGGTGTTCGTGCCTTCGGAGGATACTCAAAAGCGGCTATCCCACCATTTCCCCGGCCTATCGTTCGTCGTTCGTGAGCATGAGGAATCGTTTACCGATGTCGCCTTTCTTTCGCCTCACGCCGGACGCTCAACAATTCGTGTCGTAACGATCGGCGCTATCGGAGCCCACAAAGGACGCGATGTGCTTTACTCCCTGGCGCTCGATGCAAAACTGCGCTCTTTGCCAATCGAATACTATATAGTGGGCTACTCTTCGAGCGAAGAAAAAATGCGCGAAGTAAATGTTGTGGAAACAGGGCGCTACAGTACGGTCGCCCAGTGCATATCGATGATCGAGAAGCTTGAGCCTGATTTTGCGCTGTTCCCGTCGATCTGGCCAGAGACCTATTGTTATTCGCTTTCCATCGCCTTCGCTCTCGGACTTCCACCTTTGGTGTTTGACATCGGCGCACAGGCAGATCGTGTCAAATACGAGGACTTCGGAGTGGTTTTCGATTATGCGCTCATTCGCAACCCTGTGGCTCTAAACGACGCAATTCTTAAGCTGAACGTGTCCAATGAGTGGGCTAAGCGGCACGCCTGCACATTTCGAAGCTACAGCAATTTCCTAGAGTCTTACTATGGCCTCAATCCGGGAAGCTCCAGAGAGAACCTGCTGTCAAATTCGGAGGTTGTCCGGCAATAA